GCCGGCCGCGCGCGCGGCGGCGACGCACGCGTCGAGGAGCTGCCGCCTGACCCGGCCGCGCACGCGGAGCACGGCGTCGAGGCCGCCGAGCCCGCCGTCCTCGTCGACGCGGGCGCGCGCCTCGGCACGGAGCACGTCCGGATCCTCCCCCGCCTCCGCGAGCAGCGCGACGCACACCGTGCAGAAGCAGATCGAGAGCAGCGCCTCCTGCTCGGCCGACCAGTCCGCGCCCGCGGTCTTCTCGTGGTGGCCGAGGTGGCCGAGGCCCATGGGGCCGCACGCCTCGAGCATCATGCCGTCGAGGTCCACCGCCGCGGCCGTCTCGGCGACCAGCGCGGCCGCGTACTCCCGCACCTCGGGCCGCGCGGGGCACAGCGCGTAGGGGTACGCCTCGCCGAACGCGTTGACGACGCAGCTGCCCGGGTTGCGCGTGCCGACCGACGTCGAGTGCGTGAGCACGATCCACGCCTCGACCCGCAGGCCCGCCGCGCGCGCGACCCCGGCGGCCCGCGCGAACGCGTCCGGGCCGACCCACGGGGTGTCGTCGTCGGGCCGGAGCTCGCCCCAGGCCCCCTCGCGCACGGGCAGGTACAGCGCGGCCGAGCGCGCGTCGACGATGCGGTGGCGCGGATGCAGCGGCGTCGCGGCCCGCACGGAGTGGTAGGCCGCGGCGATGGCCACGCCGTCGGCGCCCGCCGCCCGCACCCGCGCCACGGCCCCAGGGTCGTCGATCAGGTCCCACGGGTAGGCGCAGAAGGAGACGCTCACCGCACGCCCGCCGACCGCAGCGTCTGGGCGAGCCGCTCCGCGTGCGCGCCGATGATGCGGGCCACGCGCTCCGCCTCCTTCGGCGTCGCGCGGTCGACCGGCATGGAGCAGCTGATCGCGTCGGTCGCGGGGATCCGGTAGCCCACGCTCACCGCAACGCAGCTGACGCCGGCCAGGTTCTCCTCGCGCTCGTGCGCGTAGCCGCGCTCGTGCGCCTGGTCGAGCTGCGCGTCGAGCGCCGCGGGGTCGGTCACGGTCTGCGGCGTGAGGGCGGCGAGCGGGCCGGATCCGAGCGCCTCGCGCCGCTCCTCGGCGCTGAGCTCCGCGAGCAGGGCCTTGCCGAGCGAGGTCGCGTGCGCGGGCAGCTGGCGGCCGACCCGCGAGGTCGCCCGCCGCGACTCGGTCGTCTCGCGCGTGGCCAGGTAGAGCACCCGGTCGCCCTCGCGGCGCGCGTAGTGCGCGGTGTACCCGGTCTCGTCGCGGATCCGCTCGAGCGCGGCGAGCGCGTGCGGCAGGGCCTTGTCGCGGTCGAGGTAGGCGGTGCCGACGACGAGCGCGCGGGATCCGATGGAGACGTGCGTGCCGTCCTGCAGCATCTCGATCCAGCCGCTCGCCGCCATCGTGTGCAGGAGCTGGTGCAGGCTCGAGCGCGGGTAGCCGGACGCGCGGTGGAGGTCCACCACGGAGACGGGCTCGGACGACGCGGCGAGCCGCTCCAGCAGGGCGAGCGTGCGCTCCGCCGACTTGACCGGCCGGGCGCCGCGCTCCGCGGCCTGCTCCTCGGTCACCATGCGTCTCCCAGTGCGTGCTCCGGGGCGGCCCACTCGCCGCCGATGAGGCCGTTCCCGTCGGCGTCGTCCACGTCGTCGATGCCGCCCGCGAATGCCTCCGCGTCGTCCTCAGGGTAGTAGCCGATCCGCTCGCCGGCGTCGGGGCGGAACCACGCGCGGGTGTTGCGCGAGACGCCCCACACGACGTGGTGACCGGGCTCCTCGAGCGCGGCGACGGCCTCGATGAGCCGCGCGAGGTCGGGGAAGGAGAGCCAGGTGGAGAGCGAGCGGCGACCGTTCGGCCGGTCGAGGAGCGTGCCGATGCGCGCGCTCACGACGCTCATCGCGTGGCGGTCGGCGTACACGGATCCGAGCGCCTCCATGGTCGCCTTCGTCACGCCGTAGAGGCTGTCCGGCCGGGGCGGCAGGTGGTCCACCGGCTCCGCGGGCGCGGGGTGGAAGCCGACGGCGTGCGTGGAGCTCGCCAGGAGCACGCGGCGGACGCCCTCCTCGCGCGCGGCGTCGAGCACGGTCCGCGTGCCGTCGACGTTCGCCGCGAGGACGTCCTCCCACGGCCGCTCCCGGCTGATGCCCCCGAGGTGCACCACGACGTCCGCGCCGCGCACGACCTCGCGCATCGCAGCGACGTCGCGCACCGAGGCGATGGTCGCGCGCTCCCCGTCGACCGGATCCGGATCCACCAGGTCGAGGAGCACGAGCTCGTGGCCCGCCGCCCGCAGCAGGGGCCGGACGCCCCGCCCGGCCATGCCCGCCGCTCCCGTGATCACGATGCGCTTCGAGGTCGTCATGCCTTCTCCCCAGGGTCGGGCTCCGGCGATTGACATCGCCGTCGAGTCCACCTACGTTAGCACCGCATTCACACTGACGTAATGCATTCACACATGCGGATGGAGTTCCGATGATGAAGACCCGACCCGCCCGACGGATGATCGCCCTGGCATCCGTCGCCGCGCTCGCCGGCGCCCTGAGCGCCTGCTCGTCGGGGGGCGACGGCGGCGGCGCATCCGCGGACGACCGCTCCCTCGAGGTGTGGACGCGCAGCACGCCGGACGACGCCGCGTCGTACCAGTTCGTGTTCGACGCCTTCACCGCGAAGACGGGCATCAGGATCGACTACAAGCCCATCCCCGAGTTCGACACCCAGCTGCAGGCGCGCGCCCAGCAGAGGAGCCTCCCGGACGTGATGGTCACCGACGCGGGCAACCTCGGCGCCTACGAGTCGCAGGGGTTCCTCCGCCCCGTGGACCGCGACGCCGTCGCCGGCGGCGACCAGATCTCCGACGCCACGTGGAAGAGCACGCTCGGCACCGACGGCGACCACTACGGCATCCCGTGGTCGCGCCAGGCGAACATCACCTTCATCCGCAAGGACTGGCGCGAGAAGCTCGGCCTGCCGGTGCCGAAGACGTGGGACGACCTCTCCGCGCTCGCGAAGGCGTTCGCCGACGACGACCCCGACGGCGACGGGAAGGCCGACACCTACGGCATGGTCGTGCCGGGCAGCGCCGAGAACGGCTACATCGCTCGCTGGGCCGCGTCGTACATCTGGCAGGCCGGCGGGGACATCCTGAAGGACGGGGGCGACGGCACCTACACCGCCGACTTCGACAACCCGGGCACCGAGACGGCCGTGGAGTGGATCCGCGACCAGTTCTGCACGCCGGGCGTCGTCGTCCCCGGCTCCGTCAACCTCACCACCGCCAACACGCCGTTCTTCGCGCAGGGCACGGCCGGCATCTACCAGACCGGTCCCTACAACCTCAGCTCGTTCGACGCGGCCGTCGGCGCGGACAACGTGGAGGTCATCCCGACCCCGGCCGGCCCGGGCGGCGGCACGGACTCCTTCGCGGAGGGGGAGAACATCTACTTCGGCGCCTCCTCGAAGAAGCAGGACCTGCAGGAGCAGCTGGCCGAGTTCATGATCACGCCCGAGGCGCAGGAGCTCGCCATGCAGGTGAAGACGAACGACCAGGGCGTGCTCGCGCAGCCCGTGGTGCGGATCCCCGTGAACACCTCGGTCGACATCGGCACGGTGAAGGCCGACCCGCGCTGGGACACCGCGAAGGAGGTCTACGACGACCACGGCAGGTCGTTCCCGTGGGCGATCGACTTCACGCCGTACCGCCAGATCGTCGCGGACGGCCTGAACGGCGTCATCGCGGACTGCTCCAGCGACATCCCCGGCGCGCTGTCCGACATCCAGTCCCAGCTCTCCGACGAGCTCGACGAGCAGGGGGTGCAGGGATGACCATCGGCGCCCCCGCACCTCTCCTCGTGGATCCCGAGCGCCGCGCGCCCGCGGGCCGCAGCCCCGTGCAGCCGAAGGGCCGCCTGCCGTTCCGGACGCGCTCCCTGATCCCGTGGGCCTTCCTCGTGCCGGGCCTCGTGCTCGGCGCGCTGTTCAAGTTCATCCCGATGCTCGAGGGCTTCCGGATGAGCTTCGTGAAGGTCCAGCCGTTCCTCGGCGACAAGTTCCTGGGGCTCGACAACTACGTGCACGTGCTGCGCGACCGCCGCTTCACGGAGGCGCTCGGGCACACCGTGCTGCTCGGCATCGGGCAGACCGTCGGCGCGCTGATCATCGGCCTCGCGCTCGCGCTGCTGCTGGAGGGCACGTCGCGCCGGCTGTGGTTCGTGCGCACGGCCGTGTTCCTGCCGGTCGTCACCGCGGTGGCGGTCATCGGCGAGATCTGGCGGATCCTCTACTTCCCGACCGAGACCGGGTTCCTCAACTCGCTGCTCGGGATGGTGGGGATCCCGCCGCAGGGCTTCATCAGCGACCAGTCGACGGCGCTCGGGTACGTGATGCTCGTCGGCGTCTGGACGGGCGCGCCCTACAACATGGTCATCATCCTCGCGGGCCTGACGGGCATCGACCGCACGCTCTACGAGGCCGCGGCCGTCGACGGCGTGACCATGCGCCAGCGCTTCCGGTACATCGTGATGCCGGCCCTCCGCCCCGCCGTCAGCGTCGTGCTGACACTCGCCGCGATCCGCAGCCTCCGCACCTTCACCGAGGTGTACGTGCTCACGGGCGGCGGACCCGCGGGATCCACCGAGGTCTGGATGACCCGGGTGTTCTCGCTCGGCTTCAAGGCCAACGACCTGGGCGTGGCGTCGGCGGCCTCCGTGCTGCTGCTGCTCGCGACCCTGGGCCTCACCGTGGGCGTCCGCGCCCTGTCATCCCGCAAGGAGAAGGTCCGATGAGCATCCTCGAGCGCCCGACGGGCGCATCCCGCCGCGGGAACGACGGCCAGTTCGACAGCGCGCTCGGCTGGAAGCCCGGCCTCCGCCCGTCGAACGTGATCCGCTTCGCGCTCTGCGCCGTCGCCTTCGTGGTGTTCGCCGCGCCCTTCGTGATCATCGTGTCCGGCGCGTTCGACGCCTTCACGTCGTCGACGAGCATCCACCTGTTCCCGCAGAAGCTGTCGCTGGAGTCGTTCCGGGTCGCGTTCGACTCGGGCGTGCTCGGCTACCTCCGCAACTCGCTCGTGATCGCGGGTGGCGGGCTCGTGCTGCAGGTGAGCGTCGCGATCCTGACGTCCTACGCGCTCGCCCGGCACCGGTTCCGCGGGCAGTCGTTCGTGCTGCTGCTGTTCCTGCTCACGATGATGCTGCCGGAGGAGGTCATCGCGATCCCGCTGTCGCAGGTCATCGGGGACGTGGGCGGCACGGGGCTGGACCTCCGCGGCACGCCCTTCGGCGTGATCCTCCCGGTGGCGGTGTGGGGCTTCTCGATCCTCGTCATGACGGAGTTCATGAAGGACATCCCGCTCGAGATCGAGGAGGCCGCGCGCCTCGACGGGTGCGGCGAGCTGCGCATGCTGTGGACCGTGATCCTGCCGCTGTGCAAGCCGGTGCTGGGCGTCGTCACGATCTTCGGCTTCATGATGATCTGGGACCAGTACCTGCTCCCCCTCATCGCCGCGAACGACCCGAGCGACTACACGCTCACGGTCGCGCTCAGCGTCCTCCGCACCGACCCCACGGTCGGCTCGGGCGTCCTGCTCGCCGGGGCGCTGCTCGCGCTCCTGCCGAGCCTCGTCATCTACCTGCTCATGCAGCGGTCGCTCATCCGGGGGATCACCTCGGGCGCGACGAAGGGATAGCACCATGATCATCCACGACCTCGTCGTCACCCCCATCGCCTTCCGCGACCCGCCGCTGCTCAACGCCGACGGCGTGCACGAGCCGCTCGCGCTCCGCACCATCGTCGAGCTGGTCGTGGACGGCGGGGTCGTCGGCCTCGGCGAGGGACAGGGCGGCGCCGTCGTGGCCGCGCGCGTCGCGTCCGTGCGCGACGCGATCGTCGGCCTGCGCGTCACCGACCTGCACGGCATCGAGCGGGCGGTGGACGCGGCGCTCGGCGGCGACGCCGGACCGCTCAGCCGGCAGGAGCGCCGCGTCGTCTTCTCGATGATCGACGTGGCCGCGCACGACGCGTGGGGCCGGATCACCGGGCTGCCCGTGAGCGAGCTGCTCGGCGGGCGCGTGCGCGACCGGGTCCCGTACAGCGCGTACCTCTTCTACAAGTGGGCGGCGCACCCGGGCGCCGAGCCCGACGCGTTCGGCGAGGCGCTGGATCCGGCCGGCATCGTCGCGCAGGCGCGCCACCTCATCGACCGGTACGGCTTCGGCTCCATCAAGCTGAAGGCCGGCGTCTTCCCGCCCGACCAGGAGGTCGCCGCCATCCGCGCGCTGGCCGAGGCGTTCCCGACGCACCCGCTGCGCATCGACCCGAACGGAGCGTGGACGCACGAGACCGCGGTGCGCGTGGCGGCCGAGCTCGACGGCGTGCTCGAGTACCTCGAGGATCCGGTGCTCGGCATCGACGGCATGTCGCGCGTCGCCGCCGAGGTGCCGCAGCCGCTCGCCACGAACATGTGCGTCGTCACCTTCGAGCAGATCCAGGAGGCGTTCGCGAAGGACGCCGTGCAGATCGTGCTCTCCGACCACCACTACTGGGGCGGGCTCGCGCACACCCGGGAGCTCGCCGCCATCTGCCGCACCTTCGGCGTGGGCCTCTCGATGCACTCCAACTCGCACCTCGGGATCTCGCTCGCCGCCATGACGCACGTCGCCGCCGCCAGCCCCGAGCTCGCGTACGCCTGCGACACGCACTACCCGTGGAACCGCGGCGACGACGTGATCGTGCCGGGCGCGCTCGAGATCGTCGGCGGATCCGTCGCCGTGCCGACCGGCCCCGGCCTCGGCGTCGAGCTCGACCACGCCGCGCTCGACCGCCAGCACCTGGTGTACGTGGAGTCGGGCCGCACCGCGCGCGACGACTCCGGCTACATGCAGACCATCCAGCCCGCCTACGACCCCACCCTCCCGAGGTTCTGATGACGACGACCGACACCGCCGCCCACCCCGCCACCGCCCCGGCTCCCGTATCCGCCGGCCTCCTCCCGCCGTTCGAGGGCGTGCTCTTCTTCCCGGTCACGCCGTTCGACCAGGCCGATCGCGTGGACGTCGACGTGCTCGCCGCGCACGTGTCCCACGGCCTCGACCAGGGCGCGGGCGCCGCGTTCGTCGCGTGCGGCACGGGCGAGTTCCACGCGCTCGACATCGACGAGTACGCGCAGGCCGTGCGCGCCGGTGTCGCCGCGGCGGGCGGCCGCCACCTCGTCATCGCGGGGGTAGGCGGGCCGCTCGGGCACGCGCGCCGCTGCGCGCAGCTGGCCACCGAGCTCGGCGCCGACGGGATCCTCGTGCTGCCGCCGTACCTCGTCGCAGGTCC
This genomic interval from Clavibacter michiganensis contains the following:
- a CDS encoding NAD-dependent epimerase/dehydratase family protein, with protein sequence MTTSKRIVITGAAGMAGRGVRPLLRAAGHELVLLDLVDPDPVDGERATIASVRDVAAMREVVRGADVVVHLGGISRERPWEDVLAANVDGTRTVLDAAREEGVRRVLLASSTHAVGFHPAPAEPVDHLPPRPDSLYGVTKATMEALGSVYADRHAMSVVSARIGTLLDRPNGRRSLSTWLSFPDLARLIEAVAALEEPGHHVVWGVSRNTRAWFRPDAGERIGYYPEDDAEAFAGGIDDVDDADGNGLIGGEWAAPEHALGDAW
- a CDS encoding IclR family transcriptional regulator, which encodes MVTEEQAAERGARPVKSAERTLALLERLAASSEPVSVVDLHRASGYPRSSLHQLLHTMAASGWIEMLQDGTHVSIGSRALVVGTAYLDRDKALPHALAALERIRDETGYTAHYARREGDRVLYLATRETTESRRATSRVGRQLPAHATSLGKALLAELSAEERREALGSGPLAALTPQTVTDPAALDAQLDQAHERGYAHEREENLAGVSCVAVSVGYRIPATDAISCSMPVDRATPKEAERVARIIGAHAERLAQTLRSAGVR
- a CDS encoding ABC transporter substrate-binding protein, with the translated sequence MMKTRPARRMIALASVAALAGALSACSSGGDGGGASADDRSLEVWTRSTPDDAASYQFVFDAFTAKTGIRIDYKPIPEFDTQLQARAQQRSLPDVMVTDAGNLGAYESQGFLRPVDRDAVAGGDQISDATWKSTLGTDGDHYGIPWSRQANITFIRKDWREKLGLPVPKTWDDLSALAKAFADDDPDGDGKADTYGMVVPGSAENGYIARWAASYIWQAGGDILKDGGDGTYTADFDNPGTETAVEWIRDQFCTPGVVVPGSVNLTTANTPFFAQGTAGIYQTGPYNLSSFDAAVGADNVEVIPTPAGPGGGTDSFAEGENIYFGASSKKQDLQEQLAEFMITPEAQELAMQVKTNDQGVLAQPVVRIPVNTSVDIGTVKADPRWDTAKEVYDDHGRSFPWAIDFTPYRQIVADGLNGVIADCSSDIPGALSDIQSQLSDELDEQGVQG
- a CDS encoding carbohydrate ABC transporter permease; translated protein: MSILERPTGASRRGNDGQFDSALGWKPGLRPSNVIRFALCAVAFVVFAAPFVIIVSGAFDAFTSSTSIHLFPQKLSLESFRVAFDSGVLGYLRNSLVIAGGGLVLQVSVAILTSYALARHRFRGQSFVLLLFLLTMMLPEEVIAIPLSQVIGDVGGTGLDLRGTPFGVILPVAVWGFSILVMTEFMKDIPLEIEEAARLDGCGELRMLWTVILPLCKPVLGVVTIFGFMMIWDQYLLPLIAANDPSDYTLTVALSVLRTDPTVGSGVLLAGALLALLPSLVIYLLMQRSLIRGITSGATKG
- a CDS encoding enolase C-terminal domain-like protein, which gives rise to MIIHDLVVTPIAFRDPPLLNADGVHEPLALRTIVELVVDGGVVGLGEGQGGAVVAARVASVRDAIVGLRVTDLHGIERAVDAALGGDAGPLSRQERRVVFSMIDVAAHDAWGRITGLPVSELLGGRVRDRVPYSAYLFYKWAAHPGAEPDAFGEALDPAGIVAQARHLIDRYGFGSIKLKAGVFPPDQEVAAIRALAEAFPTHPLRIDPNGAWTHETAVRVAAELDGVLEYLEDPVLGIDGMSRVAAEVPQPLATNMCVVTFEQIQEAFAKDAVQIVLSDHHYWGGLAHTRELAAICRTFGVGLSMHSNSHLGISLAAMTHVAAASPELAYACDTHYPWNRGDDVIVPGALEIVGGSVAVPTGPGLGVELDHAALDRQHLVYVESGRTARDDSGYMQTIQPAYDPTLPRF
- a CDS encoding carbohydrate ABC transporter permease, coding for MTIGAPAPLLVDPERRAPAGRSPVQPKGRLPFRTRSLIPWAFLVPGLVLGALFKFIPMLEGFRMSFVKVQPFLGDKFLGLDNYVHVLRDRRFTEALGHTVLLGIGQTVGALIIGLALALLLEGTSRRLWFVRTAVFLPVVTAVAVIGEIWRILYFPTETGFLNSLLGMVGIPPQGFISDQSTALGYVMLVGVWTGAPYNMVIILAGLTGIDRTLYEAAAVDGVTMRQRFRYIVMPALRPAVSVVLTLAAIRSLRTFTEVYVLTGGGPAGSTEVWMTRVFSLGFKANDLGVASAASVLLLLATLGLTVGVRALSSRKEKVR